A single genomic interval of Streptomyces sp. 1222.5 harbors:
- a CDS encoding RRQRL motif-containing zinc-binding protein translates to MGALPVFRWRLAPDGYATRRQLRARGLRPGGQPVAAQLERPRRRRGPLVAYLYRVDLAKPVRPMTPARWAALTKANTARRICPTCRRDAGYVIPASLGECAPCAYPEHAAA, encoded by the coding sequence ATGGGGGCGCTGCCGGTGTTCCGGTGGCGCCTGGCCCCGGACGGCTACGCCACCCGCCGCCAACTCCGGGCGCGCGGTCTGCGCCCCGGTGGTCAGCCGGTGGCCGCGCAGCTCGAACGCCCGCGTCGTAGGCGCGGGCCGCTGGTGGCCTACCTGTACCGGGTCGACCTCGCCAAGCCTGTACGGCCCATGACCCCGGCCCGGTGGGCCGCTTTGACCAAGGCCAACACCGCCCGCCGCATCTGCCCGACGTGCCGGCGCGATGCGGGCTACGTCATCCCCGCCTCACTCGGCGAGTGCGCGCCCTGCGCCTACCCCGAGCACGCCGCTGCCTGA
- a CDS encoding DUF2637 domain-containing protein: MNRKGRIALVLALVAVVGMAFRVSWNALRDIAGAVGADGTAATLYPFVVDGLMALALVATLVLVDRDRSFALKVLGTYTGASLVLNYVHGLVPALHGRGVEWGRLADWDPANWALVLLATSLPVGSIYFGSDLVAKVLDHRPALDPTPIANAEESTKTEMIRSTADLPESAPAPVAVPVVRVPDPVPADAGKSIPVLKPVSVLPTPVGQAPTRSIARPSMAAESTRPRRTTYRVPDAAKAPRTRRTADQLMSEARTLTADWPVAQITGEGIRRALRTSPVNARKLRDALLAERAA; this comes from the coding sequence GTGAACCGCAAGGGACGCATCGCGCTGGTCCTCGCGCTAGTCGCGGTGGTCGGTATGGCGTTCCGCGTCTCGTGGAACGCGCTGCGGGACATCGCCGGCGCGGTCGGCGCGGACGGGACAGCGGCGACGCTGTACCCGTTCGTGGTCGACGGACTCATGGCGCTCGCCCTGGTCGCCACCCTCGTCCTGGTCGACCGCGACCGCTCGTTCGCGCTCAAGGTGCTGGGCACCTACACCGGCGCCTCGCTGGTCCTGAATTACGTGCACGGCCTGGTCCCGGCGCTGCACGGCCGTGGAGTCGAGTGGGGGCGGCTCGCTGACTGGGACCCGGCGAACTGGGCGCTCGTCCTACTCGCCACGTCGCTTCCGGTCGGGTCGATCTACTTCGGCTCCGACCTGGTCGCCAAGGTGCTCGACCACCGCCCCGCCCTGGATCCGACGCCGATCGCGAATGCGGAGGAATCCACCAAGACCGAGATGATTCGGTCTACGGCTGACCTGCCGGAATCGGCCCCGGCCCCGGTGGCCGTACCGGTGGTGCGGGTGCCCGATCCGGTCCCGGCCGACGCGGGAAAGTCGATCCCCGTCCTCAAGCCCGTTTCCGTCCTCCCGACGCCGGTCGGGCAGGCCCCGACGCGGTCGATCGCACGGCCGTCGATGGCGGCCGAGTCGACCCGCCCGCGTCGTACGACATACCGGGTCCCGGACGCCGCTAAGGCACCCCGAACCCGCCGCACGGCGGACCAACTCATGAGCGAGGCCCGCACACTCACCGCCGACTGGCCGGTCGCGCAGATCACCGGTGAGGGCATCCGCCGGGCCCTGCGCACCTCACCCGTGAATGCACGCAAGCTGCGCGATGCACTGCTCGCTGAGCGGGCCGCGTGA
- a CDS encoding DUF6284 family protein, giving the protein MKSIAALQSLVTQTPFDGEPSAAELDAIEHEMPLILAEVDLLDAQITTLDRTPSELDARRIRRALARVLAERAALANRAVTVIVPGGAA; this is encoded by the coding sequence ATGAAGTCCATCGCTGCACTTCAGAGCCTCGTTACGCAGACGCCTTTCGACGGCGAGCCGTCGGCCGCGGAGCTGGACGCGATCGAGCACGAGATGCCGCTGATCCTGGCGGAAGTCGACCTGCTCGACGCGCAAATCACCACGCTGGACCGCACCCCGTCCGAGCTGGACGCCCGCCGCATCCGCCGGGCCCTGGCCCGGGTGCTCGCGGAACGGGCCGCACTGGCCAACCGCGCGGTTACGGTGATCGTGCCGGGCGGCGCGGCGTGA
- a CDS encoding GntR family transcriptional regulator, whose translation MTKSQEIAYDLREQIQSGRLAPGEALPSESKMMSQYGYSRETIRAGVRSLIEEGLVVTGQGQGKYVREDYPPVVWNWTTLESRSRHANAVEGRTAGDQWASAIAENGNAPRQEISVSIVVPPPHVRERLRLAADGLAVARKRVRYIDNRPYALADSYFPQELVVGTPLMEPRDVSAPGGILASVGLVQHKYVDEISVRMPSHQEAELLGLPAATPVAEHTRTGYDAEGRPLRCMVTILPGDRHKILYEVSTD comes from the coding sequence ATGACGAAGTCGCAGGAGATCGCCTACGACCTGCGCGAACAGATCCAGTCCGGCAGGTTGGCGCCGGGTGAGGCTCTGCCCAGTGAGTCCAAGATGATGAGTCAGTACGGCTACAGCCGCGAGACCATCCGAGCGGGCGTACGCAGCCTCATCGAGGAAGGCTTGGTCGTCACTGGTCAAGGGCAGGGCAAGTACGTCCGAGAGGACTACCCGCCTGTTGTCTGGAACTGGACGACCCTAGAGAGCCGGAGCCGCCATGCCAACGCGGTGGAAGGTCGGACAGCCGGCGACCAATGGGCAAGTGCAATTGCGGAGAACGGCAACGCTCCCCGCCAGGAAATCTCGGTGTCCATCGTCGTACCCCCACCGCACGTCCGAGAGCGTCTGCGGCTTGCCGCTGACGGATTGGCTGTAGCGCGCAAGCGAGTCCGCTACATAGACAACCGGCCATATGCGCTTGCCGACTCGTACTTCCCTCAGGAACTCGTGGTCGGCACACCGCTAATGGAGCCGCGAGACGTCTCGGCACCCGGCGGCATCCTCGCGTCCGTGGGTCTCGTGCAGCACAAGTACGTAGACGAAATCTCAGTCCGCATGCCAAGTCATCAAGAGGCAGAACTACTTGGGCTTCCTGCGGCTACCCCTGTAGCAGAGCACACTCGAACGGGCTACGACGCGGAGGGTCGTCCCCTCCGATGCATGGTCACCATCCTCCCAGGAGACAGGCACAAGATCCTCTATGAAGTCAGCACGGACTGA
- a CDS encoding GNAT family N-acetyltransferase: protein MKSARTEYLRPAAAADVPALLALRTEAEGWLRAKGTDQWSDPETGERAISKWRASIDEGRAWVVIGERDQVLATVSRGPVDRDFWTDADRPEAALYLYKLIVAREASGRHLGTRLVDWMSRLAALEGRTWVRIDTWRTNTGLHAYYERLGFQHVRTETPSHRRSGWLAQRPAGVLTLPGDLLPVGPHEQGHGDVPRQRAQADTDKGMTSGNGTAV, encoded by the coding sequence ATGAAGTCAGCACGGACTGAGTACCTCCGTCCTGCAGCGGCGGCGGATGTACCCGCACTCTTGGCCCTGCGGACGGAGGCCGAAGGATGGCTACGCGCCAAGGGGACAGACCAGTGGAGCGATCCTGAGACTGGGGAGCGCGCGATCTCAAAGTGGCGCGCGAGCATAGACGAGGGACGAGCGTGGGTCGTCATTGGCGAACGTGATCAGGTGCTCGCCACTGTCAGCCGTGGGCCCGTTGATCGTGACTTCTGGACGGACGCCGACCGTCCCGAAGCGGCGCTCTACCTCTACAAGCTGATCGTTGCGCGTGAGGCGTCCGGTCGGCACCTTGGGACCCGTCTTGTCGACTGGATGTCTCGCCTAGCCGCCCTGGAGGGGCGGACCTGGGTACGCATCGACACATGGCGGACGAACACTGGGCTGCATGCCTACTACGAGCGGTTGGGCTTCCAGCATGTGCGTACGGAGACGCCGTCCCACCGGCGTTCCGGGTGGCTCGCTCAACGGCCGGCGGGCGTGCTGACTCTGCCGGGCGATCTCTTGCCTGTTGGTCCCCACGAGCAGGGGCACGGAGACGTACCCCGCCAGCGGGCACAGGCAGACACTGACAAAGGCATGACCAGTGGAAACGGGACTGCGGTCTGA